The following are from one region of the Haloactinomyces albus genome:
- a CDS encoding M20/M25/M40 family metallo-hydrolase: MQRAEEEVVGLTSDLIRFDTTNTGNPATVAGERPAAEFVASKLSEVGYEVTYVESGDHPGRANVVARLPGADNRRGGLLVHGHLDVVPADPAEWSVHPFSGAVQNDYVWGRGAVDMKDMLAMSLAVARRLKRDGITPPRDIVFAFLADEEAGGLQGAQWLVDHRPELFAGCTEAISEVGGYSVTLTDDVRAYLIQTAEKGIRWLTLRVRARAGHGSMVHEDNAVTKLAAAVARLGEHRFPVVMNESVQEFLDGVSELTGWDFPVDDLDGSVAKLGNLSRIVGATLRDIANPTMLNAGYKHNVIPSVAEAAVDCRILPGREEAFDRELAEVLGPDVEREWVGLPPVETPFEGRLVDVMAESLRAEDSAARTLPYMMSGGTDAKSFSRIGMNCYGFAPLKLPADLDFAALFHGVDERVPVEALRFGTRVLDRFLRNS; this comes from the coding sequence CTGCAGCGCGCGGAGGAAGAGGTCGTCGGCCTGACGAGTGATCTCATCCGCTTCGACACGACCAACACCGGCAACCCTGCCACGGTGGCCGGTGAGCGCCCGGCGGCCGAGTTCGTCGCGAGCAAGCTCAGCGAGGTCGGCTACGAGGTCACCTACGTCGAATCCGGCGACCACCCCGGCCGTGCCAACGTCGTCGCCCGCCTGCCGGGAGCCGACAACCGGCGCGGCGGCCTGCTCGTGCACGGCCACCTCGACGTGGTCCCGGCCGATCCCGCCGAGTGGTCGGTACATCCGTTCTCCGGCGCGGTGCAGAACGACTACGTGTGGGGTCGTGGCGCGGTGGACATGAAGGACATGCTCGCCATGAGCCTGGCCGTGGCTCGCAGGCTCAAGCGTGACGGCATCACCCCGCCCCGCGACATCGTGTTCGCGTTCCTGGCCGACGAGGAGGCAGGAGGCCTGCAGGGCGCACAGTGGCTGGTCGATCACCGCCCCGAGCTGTTCGCAGGCTGCACCGAGGCGATCAGCGAGGTCGGCGGCTACTCGGTCACCCTCACCGATGACGTCCGCGCGTACCTCATCCAGACCGCCGAGAAGGGCATCCGGTGGCTGACCCTGCGGGTCCGCGCCCGCGCGGGCCACGGCTCGATGGTGCACGAGGACAATGCCGTCACCAAGCTCGCCGCCGCGGTCGCCCGACTCGGCGAACACCGGTTCCCGGTGGTGATGAACGAGTCGGTCCAGGAGTTCCTCGACGGTGTCTCCGAGTTGACCGGCTGGGATTTCCCGGTCGACGACCTCGACGGTTCGGTGGCCAAACTCGGCAACCTTTCCCGCATCGTCGGTGCGACACTGCGCGACATCGCCAATCCCACCATGCTCAACGCCGGATACAAGCACAACGTGATCCCCTCGGTCGCCGAGGCCGCCGTCGACTGCCGGATCCTGCCCGGCCGTGAGGAGGCCTTCGACCGCGAACTCGCCGAGGTCCTCGGGCCCGACGTGGAGCGTGAGTGGGTGGGGTTGCCGCCGGTGGAAACCCCGTTCGAGGGTCGTCTCGTGGATGTCATGGCCGAGTCCCTGCGCGCCGAGGACTCCGCCGCCAGGACCCTGCCGTACATGATGTCCGGCGGCACCGACGCCAAGTCGTTCAGCAGGATCGGCATGAACTGCTACGGCTTCGCCCCGCTGAAGCTGCCCGCCGATCTGGATTTCGCCGCCCTGTTCCACGGTGTGGATGAGCGGGTGCCGGTGGAGGCGCTGCGTTTCGGCACTCGTGTTCTGGACCGTTTCCTCCGCAACAGCTGA
- the mads2 gene encoding methylation-associated defense system DNA methyltransferase MAD2, producing the protein MLDALAEDEIVDYITGEAVKETPKEKVRQRIVRGLLHEYGIAVEYMASDFPVTVDNGGGRKRTKKADIAIFDSEEHTQDNLRRVVVCKPEPKNGNTVTKIRTHEQATKELDELKELMGNENVPELKYGLWTNGVDLFYLHKEIGRWGTTYEPRADWPQSSESLGSRSVASHARLRSGEEDMLRTAFRRCHNYIHGNEGLPKDAAFWQFMYLLYAKIHDEQVNRNGGAQFYAAFDEPFTDDGRGKIRERIDNLFAQVKNAYPLFSARDEITLSDRALAFIVGQLAPYNLADTEIDAKGAAYQELVGNNLRGDRGQYFTPVRAVRLMVDILAPQEHERVLDPACGTGGFLRETLAALLKQWRENEGIGDELDAEEQRERHRQRLKRYVENNLFGADFDPFLVRATSLNLMTVAGTQGNVYHMNSLAFPDGTLPGVEPARAEIRFGSVDVLMTNPPFGSDIKITDEDVLNRYRDGVAQSWTRSKETGLPVASSTPVTGVSPEQLFIQRAVQWVKPGGRIGIVLPNGILSNPGPSDEAIRRWILENCWVLASVELPVEAFIYEAGVNILTTLLFLKKKTDEERMAKDMGADQEYPVFMAIAEKVGVDRRGNPVYKRHPDGEIVLDYETKLETFRIGGQKRERTLHRTVKVIDDDLPEIGRQYHQFRVAHPEPGFTPEGTR; encoded by the coding sequence ATGCTGGACGCGCTGGCTGAGGATGAGATCGTCGACTACATCACCGGCGAAGCCGTCAAGGAGACCCCTAAGGAGAAGGTCCGGCAGCGAATCGTACGGGGATTGCTGCACGAGTACGGCATCGCCGTGGAATACATGGCCAGTGACTTCCCGGTCACTGTCGACAATGGCGGTGGGCGTAAGCGGACCAAGAAAGCCGATATCGCGATCTTCGACTCGGAGGAGCACACCCAGGACAACCTGCGTCGGGTGGTCGTCTGCAAGCCCGAACCGAAGAACGGCAACACGGTCACCAAGATCCGCACCCATGAGCAAGCGACCAAGGAGCTCGACGAGCTCAAAGAGCTCATGGGCAACGAGAACGTCCCCGAGCTGAAGTACGGATTGTGGACCAACGGGGTCGACCTGTTCTACCTCCACAAGGAAATCGGACGCTGGGGAACTACCTACGAGCCGCGGGCGGACTGGCCACAGTCCAGCGAGTCGTTGGGCAGCCGTAGCGTCGCATCGCACGCCAGGCTGCGTAGCGGCGAAGAAGACATGCTGCGTACCGCGTTCCGCCGGTGCCACAACTACATCCACGGCAATGAAGGTCTGCCGAAAGACGCCGCGTTCTGGCAGTTCATGTACCTGCTCTACGCCAAGATCCACGACGAGCAGGTCAACCGCAACGGTGGTGCCCAGTTCTACGCCGCCTTCGACGAGCCGTTCACCGACGATGGACGCGGCAAGATCCGCGAGCGGATCGACAATCTGTTCGCCCAGGTCAAGAATGCCTATCCGCTGTTCAGCGCACGGGACGAGATCACGCTTTCGGATCGGGCGCTAGCGTTCATCGTCGGCCAGCTCGCCCCGTACAACCTCGCCGACACCGAGATCGACGCCAAGGGAGCGGCCTACCAGGAGCTGGTCGGCAACAACCTGCGCGGTGACCGGGGCCAGTACTTCACGCCGGTGCGTGCGGTGCGGCTGATGGTCGACATCCTCGCGCCGCAGGAGCACGAGCGGGTACTGGACCCTGCGTGCGGCACCGGCGGTTTCCTGCGCGAAACCCTCGCGGCGCTGCTGAAGCAGTGGCGCGAGAACGAAGGCATAGGAGACGAGCTCGATGCCGAGGAACAACGCGAGCGACACCGGCAACGGCTGAAGCGGTACGTGGAGAACAACCTCTTCGGCGCCGACTTCGACCCTTTCCTGGTGCGCGCGACGAGCCTCAACCTGATGACGGTCGCCGGAACGCAGGGCAACGTCTATCACATGAATTCCTTGGCGTTTCCGGACGGCACACTGCCCGGCGTGGAACCCGCGCGAGCGGAGATTCGGTTCGGCAGCGTCGACGTGTTGATGACCAACCCGCCGTTCGGTTCCGACATCAAGATCACCGACGAGGATGTTCTGAACCGCTACCGCGACGGGGTCGCCCAGTCCTGGACGCGCAGCAAGGAGACCGGGCTGCCGGTGGCAAGTAGTACTCCGGTGACAGGTGTGTCACCGGAGCAGCTGTTCATCCAGCGTGCCGTGCAGTGGGTCAAGCCGGGTGGACGGATCGGTATCGTGCTACCCAACGGCATCCTTTCTAACCCAGGACCGTCGGACGAAGCCATCCGGCGCTGGATCCTGGAGAACTGCTGGGTGCTGGCCAGCGTGGAACTGCCGGTGGAGGCATTCATTTACGAGGCCGGGGTCAACATCCTCACCACCCTGCTGTTTTTGAAGAAGAAGACCGATGAGGAACGAATGGCCAAGGACATGGGTGCCGACCAGGAGTACCCGGTGTTCATGGCCATCGCCGAGAAGGTCGGCGTCGACCGTCGAGGAAACCCTGTGTACAAGCGTCATCCGGACGGCGAGATCGTTCTCGACTACGAGACCAAGCTGGAGACCTTCCGAATCGGCGGGCAAAAGCGGGAACGTACCCTGCATCGCACCGTCAAGGTCATCGACGATGACCTGCCCGAGATCGGTAGGCAATACCATCAGTTCCGCGTTGCGCACCCCGAACCAGGCTTCACACCGGAGGGCACACGGTGA
- a CDS encoding tyrosine-type recombinase/integrase: protein MEVYLEHLQARKLAANSLRAYRRDLESVAGELAEIVGTAVGALPMTSATASTLRSAFARHAAARSASSVTRSWSTWNGLFRFLVVEGAVAGNPMPVVPKPRTPEPTPKPLRGEDTPERLLRLVAQGARRSRNPWPERDLAVLATLLCTGLRSAELLDLTVSSLAGRSGERRLHVRGKGGHNRSIPIEGTLDDVIASYLQTRKQRFGRRLPGGEALFVDHRGEPLRRGGLQYLVRQSLRAAGISDRVHSGAMVHALRHTFATRLAEDGASAAEIAKLLGHTSINSSQTYIDVTAREQRLSVRANRTHQVLGELNSQDPAD from the coding sequence ATCGAGGTGTATCTGGAGCATCTCCAGGCCAGAAAGCTCGCTGCGAACTCGCTGCGCGCCTACCGGCGCGACCTGGAATCGGTGGCCGGGGAACTCGCCGAGATAGTCGGGACCGCCGTGGGGGCGCTGCCCATGACCTCGGCGACGGCCTCGACGCTGCGCTCTGCGTTCGCCCGGCACGCCGCCGCGCGGTCGGCGTCGTCGGTGACCAGGTCGTGGTCCACCTGGAACGGCCTGTTCCGCTTCCTCGTGGTCGAGGGGGCGGTGGCGGGCAATCCCATGCCGGTGGTGCCGAAACCGCGCACTCCCGAGCCGACCCCGAAACCACTGCGGGGTGAGGACACGCCCGAGCGGCTGCTGCGGCTGGTGGCCCAGGGGGCGCGCCGCTCCCGCAACCCCTGGCCGGAGCGCGACCTCGCGGTGCTGGCGACGCTGCTGTGCACCGGCCTGCGCTCGGCCGAGCTGCTGGATCTCACGGTGTCGTCGCTGGCGGGACGCTCCGGGGAGCGCAGACTGCACGTGCGCGGCAAGGGCGGCCACAACCGGTCGATTCCGATCGAGGGGACGCTCGACGACGTGATCGCCTCCTACCTGCAGACCCGCAAACAGCGATTCGGCAGGCGCCTGCCGGGTGGGGAGGCGTTGTTCGTGGACCACCGGGGCGAGCCACTACGCCGAGGCGGGTTGCAGTATCTGGTGCGGCAGTCGTTGCGCGCGGCGGGAATCTCCGATCGCGTGCACAGCGGTGCGATGGTGCACGCCCTGCGTCACACGTTCGCCACGAGGCTGGCCGAGGACGGAGCGAGCGCCGCGGAGATCGCCAAACTGCTCGGGCATACCTCGATCAATTCCAGCCAGACCTACATCGATGTCACCGCCCGGGAGCAGCGATTGTCGGTGCGGGCCAACCGGACCCACCAGGTACTGGGTGAGCTGAACTCACAGGACCCTGCCGATTGA
- a CDS encoding tyrosine-type recombinase/integrase encodes MSADNAAGASEIEAARLLLARMGLSPEQLVDAPGEQPPAPTFAEYIPKVAEAVSEGTRRVYRSYWNKILAAWGERRLDEPTASEIKYLAEQVRSQVVQRRNARGGRSAAEHLIAALRCVYNHAVADGIIIESDNPARRVPKPRRLPSTRRGLPDARLAEINRVAASTGNDPALDTLLLRLHTETACRRGGALALSARDLDPDQCLVLLREKSDSVRWQPVSPTLMQALQSHAEQRGMPGSSGQLLRYRNGEPITARRYDHLWTRLGRHLPWVATQQISTHWLRHTTLTWVERHFGYAVARAYAGHTDSSGDSGTTTTYIRANLTEIATALAALTGEEHPLASST; translated from the coding sequence ATGAGCGCTGACAACGCTGCCGGGGCCTCCGAGATCGAGGCGGCGCGACTGCTGCTGGCCCGCATGGGGCTCTCCCCGGAACAACTGGTGGACGCACCGGGTGAGCAGCCGCCGGCGCCGACGTTTGCCGAGTACATCCCGAAGGTGGCCGAGGCGGTCAGCGAGGGCACGCGGCGGGTGTATCGCTCGTACTGGAACAAGATCCTCGCCGCCTGGGGCGAGCGGCGCCTGGATGAGCCGACTGCTTCGGAGATCAAGTACTTGGCCGAGCAGGTGCGCAGCCAGGTGGTGCAGCGCCGCAACGCCCGCGGTGGCCGGAGCGCGGCCGAGCATCTGATCGCCGCGCTGCGGTGTGTCTACAACCACGCGGTGGCCGACGGGATCATCATTGAGTCCGACAATCCGGCCCGGCGGGTGCCCAAACCCCGGCGGTTGCCGAGTACGCGGCGCGGGCTGCCGGATGCGCGGCTGGCCGAGATCAACCGGGTGGCCGCCTCCACGGGTAATGATCCGGCGTTGGACACCCTGTTGTTGCGGTTGCACACCGAGACCGCCTGCCGCCGCGGCGGCGCCCTCGCCCTCAGCGCCCGCGACCTGGATCCCGACCAGTGCCTGGTCCTGCTGCGGGAGAAGAGCGACAGTGTGCGGTGGCAGCCGGTCTCGCCGACGCTGATGCAGGCGCTGCAGTCCCACGCCGAGCAGCGCGGTATGCCCGGTTCGAGCGGCCAGTTGCTGCGGTATCGCAACGGCGAGCCGATTACCGCTCGCCGCTACGACCACCTGTGGACGCGGCTGGGCCGGCACCTGCCGTGGGTGGCCACCCAACAGATCAGCACCCACTGGCTGCGCCACACCACCCTGACCTGGGTGGAACGCCACTTCGGCTACGCGGTGGCCCGCGCCTACGCCGGCCACACCGACAGCAGCGGTGACTCCGGCACGACCACCACCTACATCCGCGCCAACCTCACCGAAATCGCCACCGCCCTGGCAGCACTGACCGGCGAAGAACATCCGCTGGCTTCGTCGACGTAG
- the mads6 gene encoding methylation-associated defense system protein kinase MAD6, producing MAEILGGGPPVNDDERAVLARLRDHGPEHWLVLHNIEIPARNETFEVDLVVVTDRAVFVADVKGTRGRIEVAGSKWLPSRRQPFHSPVAKLRGHARRLKGLLENHRTELTRAYTAPLVVLTGRDAELVDPQQRDADNVTTFDEFIAYMDTGFEIPSRFADGVAELGQAIVEALHGAVRRPQGPPKIGGWEIVERLGGNSEVTEYRARNLDAPEGAGTVLLRVYRADPFLPEAELSAQQRRLGNAYVALSRMPPHPNIVTARHFTSVEDGARFVLELDDTHGRPLLRCLNEPELALGTDTKLRVIRDVFAGLAHAHYNKVIHRALSPSTVVIADDGRSLLTGFDHARLGPPRTETVVDQIPEVVDPNYRAPECHRDLQAHSPASDVYAAGILAYQLLTGELPFGSSTEQYSQASVLPPTPLAEAGVDAKLTELFTAMCAQQPDERPRAADALREFTRIVGAGKRNRRSMPKQVENTGSSGTTRSKDFLLNLPEGHELTRKFTIRRKLGKGHFGAAYHVFDMIADTDWVLKLILRDRDSVIERMKHEYQVLVNLERHPNVVRVADANFLPDNETPYLQFEYVDGRDLGSLTSGEQPLGPADVLRFGIEAARGIAHLHRHGVYHCDIKPSNLLWTEQGCKIIDFNVAVTSDSTLRHGGGSTRYLPPDLDISAQPSAADLADRDTYALALSLYEALTGAYPWDTGHPPPGEEPAHPAVWSGVPPLAPAFVEALLKAIAPQRSQRYGSVSEFLDALSGITTVWVEPPERQLPEPGESARESTNAFVDYLRTLYSQSTSTNQGTRGKDPTRSDLYVTSALDDRLLPDVLAGHYRLVIITGNAGDGKTAFLEHLLERARDEQASFSTARENGASFTLGGMEFHTNHDGSQDEGERANNAVLAEFFGPFSGEPTGWPDDQSRVIAINEGRLVDFLTEHAGDFTELGKLVNAGLAGHRLDSGVAVVNLNNRSVLADPEGTGSIFSRMLDRMTRPEFWQDCASCEISTHCYALHNARTFADPTAGQRTIERLRSLYQLAHLRGRLHITLRDLRSALAYTLTSGRSCAQIKSLYERGRGQEILDAYYFNSWIGPEGGHDRLLAELRELDVAEVPAPSLERRFDYAGPDTGSATMSFDQRSGYDLELLSARFEQLPRGSAPDLTAHRDYIAAAKRRFFFESLEDIRSASLLPYQSARMFLDVLASPNSVGEHLGEIIDAINRGEGLTTPDALGDAVALRVRHVPNGTISSYRLFDKDKFTLHTAGAPESRYLEGEHDHLLLRYVDPGGQQAGLAIKIDLYELLYLLRRGHVPNTSDSQGRYLSLTMFKNALSAVPYQEVLLTNTGRDLHRVRREPGGRLVMEALSEVR from the coding sequence ATGGCGGAGATCCTGGGGGGCGGGCCTCCGGTCAACGATGACGAGCGAGCGGTGCTTGCACGACTGCGGGACCATGGGCCGGAGCACTGGTTGGTGCTGCACAACATCGAGATCCCAGCCAGGAACGAGACCTTCGAAGTCGATTTGGTGGTAGTCACCGACCGCGCGGTGTTCGTGGCAGACGTCAAGGGCACTCGGGGCCGCATCGAGGTGGCTGGGTCGAAGTGGCTCCCTTCGCGTAGGCAGCCGTTTCACTCGCCGGTCGCGAAGCTGCGTGGGCACGCTCGCAGGCTCAAGGGCCTGCTTGAAAACCACCGCACTGAACTCACCCGTGCCTACACCGCCCCGCTGGTCGTCCTCACCGGACGAGATGCCGAGCTCGTCGACCCGCAGCAGCGGGATGCGGACAACGTCACCACATTCGATGAATTCATCGCTTACATGGATACCGGCTTCGAAATTCCCAGCAGGTTTGCCGATGGCGTTGCCGAACTGGGCCAAGCAATCGTCGAAGCCCTGCACGGTGCGGTGCGCCGCCCACAAGGACCCCCGAAGATCGGCGGCTGGGAGATCGTTGAACGCCTCGGTGGGAACAGTGAGGTCACCGAATACCGGGCACGCAACCTCGACGCGCCGGAAGGTGCAGGCACGGTCCTGCTGCGCGTCTACCGCGCCGACCCGTTCCTGCCGGAAGCCGAACTCTCGGCACAGCAGCGTCGCCTCGGCAACGCCTACGTCGCTCTCTCCCGCATGCCGCCGCACCCGAACATCGTCACCGCGCGACATTTCACCAGCGTGGAAGACGGAGCCCGGTTCGTGCTCGAACTCGACGACACGCACGGCAGACCGCTGCTGCGCTGTCTCAACGAGCCGGAGCTGGCACTGGGCACGGACACCAAGCTGCGCGTGATCCGCGATGTCTTCGCCGGGCTCGCACACGCGCACTACAACAAGGTGATTCACCGGGCACTGAGCCCGTCGACCGTGGTCATCGCTGACGACGGCCGCTCGCTGTTGACCGGATTCGACCATGCTCGGCTCGGCCCGCCTCGAACGGAAACTGTGGTCGATCAGATCCCCGAAGTCGTCGATCCGAACTACCGCGCCCCGGAGTGCCACCGTGATCTTCAGGCGCACAGCCCAGCCTCGGACGTATACGCGGCTGGGATCCTTGCCTATCAGTTACTCACCGGCGAACTGCCGTTCGGCTCGTCGACCGAACAGTACAGTCAGGCCAGCGTGCTACCGCCGACTCCACTGGCCGAGGCCGGAGTGGACGCCAAGCTCACTGAGCTGTTCACCGCCATGTGCGCACAGCAGCCGGATGAACGACCTCGCGCCGCCGACGCGCTACGCGAATTCACCCGCATCGTCGGTGCCGGCAAACGCAACCGTCGCAGTATGCCGAAACAGGTAGAGAACACCGGCAGTTCTGGCACCACGCGCAGCAAGGACTTTTTGCTCAATCTGCCGGAAGGCCACGAGCTGACCCGCAAGTTCACCATCCGCCGCAAACTCGGCAAGGGCCACTTCGGTGCCGCTTACCACGTGTTCGACATGATCGCCGACACCGACTGGGTGCTCAAGCTGATCCTGCGGGACCGCGACTCGGTGATTGAGCGCATGAAGCATGAGTACCAGGTGTTGGTGAACCTCGAACGACACCCGAACGTGGTGCGCGTCGCAGACGCGAACTTCCTGCCCGACAACGAAACCCCGTACCTGCAGTTCGAATACGTCGACGGTCGCGACCTCGGATCCCTGACCTCCGGCGAACAACCGCTCGGCCCAGCCGACGTGCTGCGGTTCGGCATAGAAGCTGCACGCGGAATCGCACACCTACACCGGCACGGTGTGTATCACTGCGACATCAAGCCCAGCAATCTGCTGTGGACAGAACAAGGCTGCAAGATCATCGACTTCAATGTTGCGGTCACCTCGGACTCCACCTTGCGCCACGGTGGTGGATCCACGCGTTACCTACCACCCGACCTCGACATCAGTGCGCAACCGTCGGCCGCCGACCTGGCCGACCGGGACACCTACGCTCTCGCGCTGAGCCTGTACGAGGCGCTCACCGGTGCCTACCCATGGGATACCGGACACCCGCCACCGGGTGAAGAACCTGCACACCCAGCCGTGTGGTCCGGAGTGCCTCCGTTGGCGCCCGCCTTCGTGGAGGCACTGCTCAAGGCCATCGCGCCACAACGCAGCCAGCGATACGGCTCGGTGAGTGAATTCCTCGATGCCTTGTCCGGGATCACCACGGTCTGGGTGGAACCACCGGAAAGGCAGTTGCCCGAGCCGGGCGAGTCCGCAAGGGAGTCCACCAACGCTTTCGTGGACTACCTCCGCACGCTGTACAGCCAGAGCACAAGTACCAACCAGGGAACCAGAGGCAAGGATCCCACTCGCAGTGACCTCTACGTCACCAGCGCTCTGGATGATCGTCTGCTGCCGGACGTGCTCGCAGGGCATTACCGGCTGGTGATCATCACCGGCAACGCCGGCGACGGCAAGACCGCGTTCCTGGAACATCTGCTTGAGCGGGCACGTGACGAGCAGGCTTCATTCTCGACCGCCCGAGAAAACGGCGCGAGTTTCACCCTCGGTGGCATGGAGTTTCACACCAACCATGATGGCAGCCAGGACGAGGGGGAACGCGCCAACAATGCCGTGCTGGCGGAGTTCTTCGGTCCGTTCTCGGGTGAACCCACCGGTTGGCCGGACGACCAGAGCAGGGTTATCGCGATCAACGAAGGCAGACTCGTCGACTTCCTCACCGAACACGCAGGCGATTTCACCGAGCTCGGTAAGCTGGTCAACGCCGGGCTCGCCGGACACAGGCTGGACAGCGGCGTTGCGGTGGTCAACCTGAACAACCGTAGCGTGCTCGCCGACCCTGAGGGCACCGGCTCGATCTTCAGTCGAATGCTCGACCGGATGACCAGACCCGAATTCTGGCAAGACTGCGCATCGTGCGAGATCTCGACGCACTGTTACGCCCTGCACAACGCTCGCACCTTCGCCGACCCCACGGCGGGCCAACGCACGATCGAACGGCTGCGTTCGCTGTACCAGCTCGCTCACCTGCGCGGTCGCCTGCACATCACGTTGCGCGACCTGCGTTCCGCGCTGGCTTACACGTTGACCTCCGGACGTTCCTGCGCTCAGATCAAGTCGCTGTACGAGCGCGGACGTGGACAGGAGATCCTGGACGCCTACTACTTCAACAGCTGGATCGGCCCTGAAGGAGGCCATGACCGGCTGCTCGCCGAGTTACGTGAGCTCGACGTCGCCGAAGTGCCAGCACCGTCACTGGAGCGCCGTTTCGACTACGCCGGTCCGGACACTGGCAGCGCCACCATGAGCTTCGACCAGCGTTCCGGTTACGACCTGGAACTGCTGAGCGCCCGGTTTGAACAGCTTCCGCGCGGCAGCGCCCCCGACCTCACTGCGCATCGCGACTACATCGCCGCAGCGAAACGCCGATTCTTCTTCGAATCCCTCGAGGATATCCGGTCGGCGAGCCTGCTGCCGTACCAATCAGCACGGATGTTCCTGGACGTGTTGGCGAGCCCCAACTCAGTGGGCGAGCACCTCGGCGAGATCATCGATGCGATCAATCGTGGCGAGGGCCTGACCACGCCGGATGCCCTCGGTGACGCTGTAGCCTTACGCGTGCGGCACGTGCCGAACGGCACGATCAGCAGCTACCGGTTGTTCGACAAGGACAAGTTCACCCTGCACACCGCAGGCGCGCCCGAATCGCGGTATCTGGAAGGGGAGCACGACCACCTGCTGCTGCGCTATGTCGATCCCGGGGGCCAGCAGGCAGGGCTTGCCATCAAAATCGACTTGTATGAGCTGCTGTACCTGCTGCGCAGAGGTCACGTGCCCAACACCAGTGACAGCCAGGGGCGCTACCTGAGCCTGACAATGTTCAAGAACGCACTCTCCGCCGTGCCGTATCAAGAAGTGCTGCTTACCAACACCGGACGTGATCTGCATCGTGTACGCAGGGAGCCCGGCGGCAGGCTCGTCATGGAAGCGCTCTCGGAGGTGCGATGA
- the mads5 gene encoding methylation-associated defense system restriction endonuclease subunit S MAD5 gives MKIINPDNPVNSAWLVEQGYRLDPRPYLSGAFEARKLLERLPMRKDPLQSLTAGYNGGIFNGPKFRRIYVKDPEYGVPFLGSTDIMEADLSWLPLLSKADAKKIPYLEVREGMTLISCSGTVGRMAYVRPDMSGFWSSQDVLKVVPDDNKIKSGYLHAFLASEYGQSLITGSAYGAIIQHIEPYHIADLGVPRFEEALENRIHTLIQEAAELRASYQAGVVAATEDLFTSADLPELTNFQWHKQPRDLGFSVSGANSTTLRALNFSPRVQQVLETLRSVPHWTLGEICEGGQLSRGNRFTRIDSGPEHGVQLVGQRQGFWLRPQGRWVTVSDGRASQLLPVKETILIAAQGTLGENEVYCRPIFAAGRWLNYAFSEHFLRVLPGANDLPGAYLFALLRSNAVFRVFRSMSAGGKQQDINAELRKGLPVPLCTPEDRERIAEKVRQAYRERDLADDKEDEALRLLDEAVREAAR, from the coding sequence GTGAAGATCATCAACCCGGACAACCCGGTAAATTCCGCTTGGCTCGTCGAGCAGGGGTACCGTCTTGATCCGCGTCCCTACCTCTCCGGTGCTTTCGAAGCCCGCAAGCTCCTCGAACGGCTGCCCATGCGGAAAGATCCGCTCCAGAGTCTCACTGCAGGGTACAATGGTGGCATCTTCAATGGACCGAAGTTCCGCCGGATCTACGTTAAGGATCCGGAGTACGGCGTACCATTTCTGGGTAGCACGGACATTATGGAGGCAGACCTTAGTTGGCTTCCTTTGCTCTCCAAGGCTGACGCAAAAAAAATTCCCTACCTTGAAGTGCGTGAGGGTATGACACTCATATCATGCTCGGGCACGGTTGGGCGAATGGCGTATGTCCGTCCTGACATGTCAGGATTTTGGTCATCCCAGGATGTATTGAAAGTGGTGCCGGATGATAACAAGATTAAATCAGGGTACCTGCACGCTTTTCTCGCAAGCGAGTATGGGCAGTCGCTAATCACCGGCTCGGCGTACGGGGCGATAATTCAACACATCGAGCCATACCACATTGCTGATCTCGGAGTTCCTCGGTTCGAGGAAGCGCTGGAAAATCGGATTCACACTCTTATTCAAGAGGCAGCCGAGCTGCGCGCTTCATACCAGGCCGGTGTAGTCGCCGCCACGGAAGATCTTTTCACCAGCGCAGACCTGCCCGAGCTTACTAACTTTCAATGGCACAAGCAGCCACGCGATCTGGGTTTCAGCGTTTCTGGAGCGAACTCGACAACCTTGCGTGCTCTCAATTTCAGCCCACGTGTCCAGCAAGTTCTTGAGACTCTGCGTTCTGTCCCCCACTGGACCCTGGGTGAAATTTGCGAGGGTGGTCAACTCAGTCGTGGTAACAGGTTTACGCGGATCGATAGCGGCCCCGAACATGGGGTTCAACTTGTTGGTCAGAGGCAAGGATTTTGGTTGCGCCCGCAAGGGCGGTGGGTGACTGTTTCTGACGGTCGTGCCTCGCAGCTGCTGCCAGTTAAGGAAACTATACTTATCGCGGCCCAAGGTACCCTGGGTGAAAATGAAGTATACTGCCGACCGATATTTGCGGCAGGGCGTTGGTTGAACTATGCATTCTCTGAGCACTTTTTGCGAGTATTGCCAGGTGCAAACGATCTGCCTGGCGCGTACCTGTTCGCTTTGCTACGTTCCAATGCAGTGTTTCGTGTCTTTCGCTCAATGAGTGCTGGCGGTAAGCAGCAGGACATCAACGCTGAACTTCGCAAGGGTCTGCCTGTACCACTGTGCACCCCCGAGGACCGGGAGCGGATCGCGGAGAAAGTTCGTCAAGCCTATCGCGAGCGGGACCTCGCGGATGATAAAGAAGACGAAGCGTTGCGGTTGCTGGATGAGGCGGTGCGAGAGGCGGCACGTTAA